In the Trinickia acidisoli genome, AGCTGCACGGCGGTCAGTGCTACCGTGACGATGCAACTGAACGCGAATACGACGACGAACAGCCGCAGTACCACGCTGCCGCGTAGACGATCCATCAAGCGCCGCCTCGAAATTGACGCATTGAAATTCATGTTTGCTTCAGAAGAAACACACCCTCACGACCACCGGATCAGTTGGGCATCCAGTATTCGTTCGGGATATCGCGGTCCGCGTCCGACAGATGCCGATTGTCGAGGTAGATGACCGTTCGGTGCCCGAGGTCGGCGCGCTCGAGTGCCGTCCGAATGCAGGGTTGCGAATCGAACAGCCGCTGGAACGAACCGTCGCGATAAGCCGCGCGCAAGCCCGATTCGATCGTCCGCGCGAGCTGTTCGTCACGCTTGCTCGTATAGAAAATGAAATCCGAGCGGTAGACAAGCATTAAATGACGCTCGACGACGAGATCTGGATTGGCCTCGTGTAGCGCCTTCAATTCGGTCCACGCTTCGACGAGGCCGCGCGGAAAGTAGTCGATGCGGCCCGCCTCGGTCATTCGAAACAACGAATCGTAGGTCGACGTGTCGATATGCAACCCGGCATCGCGAAGTATCTCCGTGTCAACCCATCCGAAACCCTGCCCCCCCGTCATCGCCTTCAATGCGTCGAGCGAGTTGATTTTATCGAACTCGGCCTGGCGATCCTTACGAATCAGCAGAACCCGGTAGCCGATCAGGCCTCGATA is a window encoding:
- a CDS encoding substrate-binding periplasmic protein, which codes for MIRVSLHVLSAAIVGVLGLFAPFAHAEHFDIVYPRFMSVDDPRAAYAKAVLDLAMREAHADYTVRPSHDVMQRERALRELAEGRSVNLAWVSMSADDEARLRPIRMPIYRGLIGYRVLLIRKDRQAEFDKINSLDALKAMTGGQGFGWVDTEILRDAGLHIDTSTYDSLFRMTEAGRIDYFPRGLVEAWTELKALHEANPDLVVERHLMLVYRSDFIFYTSKRDEQLARTIESGLRAAYRDGSFQRLFDSQPCIRTALERADLGHRTVIYLDNRHLSDADRDIPNEYWMPN